From Camelus dromedarius isolate mCamDro1 chromosome 12, mCamDro1.pat, whole genome shotgun sequence, the proteins below share one genomic window:
- the ANKRD13D gene encoding ankyrin repeat domain-containing protein 13D isoform X2, with translation MAGPGPTFPLHRLVWANRHRELEAALHSRQHDIEQEDPRGRTPLELAVSLGNLESVRVLLRHNANVGKESCQGWAVLQEAVSTGDPEMVQLVLQYRDYQRATQRLAGIPELLNKLRQAPDFYVEMKWEFTSWVPLVSKMCPSDVYRVWKRGESLRVDTSLLGFEHMTWQRGRRSFIFKGQEAGALVMEVDHDRQVVHTETLGLTLHEPEALLAAMRPSEEHVASRLTSPIVSTHLDTRNVAFERNKCGIWGWRSEKMETVSGYEAKVYSATNVELVTRTRTEHLSDQDKSKSKGGKTPFQSFLGMAQQHSSHNGASVHQAASSTNPTAISPDEYFDPNFSLESRNIGRPIEMSSKVQRFKATLWLSEEHPLSLSDQVTPIIDLMAISNAHFAKLRDFITLRLPPGFPVKIEIPLFHVLNARITFSNLCGCDEPLSSVWVPAPSSAIPASGIAVGGRQAVRLTGLCALGADMTPLLCPGSPFPCEVDPAVFEVPEGYSVLGAERSEPLRDEDDDLLQFAIQQSLLEAGTEAEQVTVWEALTNTRPGTHPPHTPAAYKEQLQLERALQESLRMSTEPRGHRTPPVPASPSFEEQLRLALELSSQEQEERERRGQQEEEDLQRILQLSLTEH, from the exons ATGGCCGGCCCAGGCCCCACCTTCCCGCTGCACCGGCTCGTCTGGGCGAACCGGCACCGTGAACTGGAGGCCGCGCTGCATAGCCGCCAG CATGACATTGAACAGGAAGACCCTCGGGGGCGCACCCCCCTGGAGCTGGCTGTATCGCTGGGGAACTTGGAGTCCGTGAGAGTCCTCCTTCGACACAATGCCAATGTGGGCAAAGAGAGCTGCCAGGGCTGGGCAG TCCTCCAGGAGGCAGTCAGCACGGGGGACCCTGAGATGGTGCAGCTGGTACTCCAGTATCGGGACTACCAGAGGGCCACGCAGAGGCTGGCTGGCATTCCAGAATTGCTCAACAAACTCCGCCAG GCCCCCGATTTCTACGTGGAGATGAAGTGGGAGTTCACCAGCTGGG TGCCCCTCGTGTCTAAGATGTGCCCAAGTGATGTGTACCGTGTGTGGAAGCGGGGTGAGAGCCTGCGGGTGGACACCAGCCTCCTGGGCTTTGAGCACATGACCTGGCAGCGTGGCCGGAGGAGCTTCATCTTCAAGGGCCAGG AGGCAGGAGCCTTGGTGATGGAAGTTGACCACGACCGGCAAGTGGTGCACACAGAGACGCTGGGGCTGACCCTGCACGAGCCAGAAGCGCTGCTGGCCGCCATGCGGCCCAGTGAGGAGCACGTGGCCAGCCGCCTCACCTCTCCTATCGTCTCCACTCACCTGGATACTCGCAATGTGGCCTTCGAGAG GAACAAATGTGGTATCTGGGGCTGGCGGTCTGAGAAGATGGAAACCGTTAGCGGCTACGAGGCCAAG GTGTACAGTGCCACCAATGTGGAGCTGGTGACACGCACACGCACGGAGCACCTCTCTGATCAGGACAAGTCGAAGAGCAAAG GGGGGAAGACTCCATTCCAGTCCTTCCTTGGGATGGCCCAGCAGCACTCCTCCCACAATGGG GCTTCTGTGCATCAGGCAGCCAGCTCCACAAACCCCACAGCCATTTCCCCCGACGAATACTTTGACCCCAACTTCAGCCTGGAGTCGAGGAACATCGGTCGCCCCATTGAAATGTCCAGCAAAGTGCAGAG GTTCAAGGCAACACTGTGGCTGAGCGAGGAGCACCCACTCTCCCTGAGTGACCAGGTGACGCCCATCATCGACCTGATGGCCATCAGCAATGCTCACTTTGCTAAACTGCGTGACTTCATCACCCTGCGCCTCCCCCCTGGATTCCCGGTCAAGATTG AGATCCCCCTTTTCCACGTGCTTAATGCCCGCATCACCTTCAGCAACCTGTGTGGCTGTGACGAGCCACTGAGCTCAGTGTGGGTGCCGGCGCCCAGCTCTGCCATCCCGGCTTCAGGTATCGCTGTGGGCGGGCGCCAGGCTGTGCGGCTCACTGGTCTCTGTGCGCTGGGGGCTGACATGACCCCTCTGCTGTGCCCAGGGAGCCCCTTCCCCTGTGAGGTGGACCCTGCCGTGTTTGAGGTGCCCGAGGGGTACAGCGTGCTGGGTGCAGAGCGCAGTGAGCCCCTTCGTGACGAGGACGATGATCTGCTGCAGTTTGCCATCCAGCAGAGCCTGCTGGAGGCGGGCACGGAGGCAGAGCAG GTGACTGTCTGGGAAGCCCTGACCAACACCCGGCCTGGCACCCACCCTCCCCATACCCCCGCAGCCTACAAGGAGCAGCTTCAGCTGGAGCG GGCCCTCCAGGAAAGCCTGCGGATGTCCACAGAGCCCAGGGGTCACAGGACGCCCCCTGTCCCGGCTTCCCCCAGCTTTGAGGAGCAGCTTCGCCTGGCCCTGGAGCTGTCTTCTCAGGAGCAGGAGGAGCGGGAGCGGCgggggcagcaggaggaggaagacttACAGCGGATCCTGCAGCTCTCGCTCACAGAGCACTGA
- the ANKRD13D gene encoding ankyrin repeat domain-containing protein 13D isoform X4, with amino-acid sequence MAGPGPTFPLHRLVWANRHRELEAALHSRQHDIEQEDPRGRTPLELAVSLGNLESVRVLLRHNANVGKESCQGWAVLQEAVSTGDPEMVQLVLQYRDYQRATQRLAGIPELLNKLRQAPDFYVEMKWEFTSWVPLVSKMCPSDVYRVWKRGESLRVDTSLLGFEHMTWQRGRRSFIFKGQEAGALVMEVDHDRQVVHTETLGLTLHEPEALLAAMRPSEEHVASRLTSPIVSTHLDTRNVAFERNKCGIWGWRSEKMETVSGYEAKVYSATNVELVTRTRTEHLSDQDKSKSKGGKTPFQSFLGMAQQHSSHNGASVHQAASSTNPTAISPDEYFDPNFSLESRNIGRPIEMSSKVQRFKATLWLSEEHPLSLSDQVTPIIDLMAISNAHFAKLRDFITLRLPPGFPVKIEIPLFHVLNARITFSNLCGCDEPLSSVWVPAPSSAIPASGSPFPCEVDPAVFEVPEGYSVLGAERSEPLRDEDDDLLQFAIQQSLLEAGTEAEQPTRSSFSWSGEALEDLPGPRLSPALPQGP; translated from the exons ATGGCCGGCCCAGGCCCCACCTTCCCGCTGCACCGGCTCGTCTGGGCGAACCGGCACCGTGAACTGGAGGCCGCGCTGCATAGCCGCCAG CATGACATTGAACAGGAAGACCCTCGGGGGCGCACCCCCCTGGAGCTGGCTGTATCGCTGGGGAACTTGGAGTCCGTGAGAGTCCTCCTTCGACACAATGCCAATGTGGGCAAAGAGAGCTGCCAGGGCTGGGCAG TCCTCCAGGAGGCAGTCAGCACGGGGGACCCTGAGATGGTGCAGCTGGTACTCCAGTATCGGGACTACCAGAGGGCCACGCAGAGGCTGGCTGGCATTCCAGAATTGCTCAACAAACTCCGCCAG GCCCCCGATTTCTACGTGGAGATGAAGTGGGAGTTCACCAGCTGGG TGCCCCTCGTGTCTAAGATGTGCCCAAGTGATGTGTACCGTGTGTGGAAGCGGGGTGAGAGCCTGCGGGTGGACACCAGCCTCCTGGGCTTTGAGCACATGACCTGGCAGCGTGGCCGGAGGAGCTTCATCTTCAAGGGCCAGG AGGCAGGAGCCTTGGTGATGGAAGTTGACCACGACCGGCAAGTGGTGCACACAGAGACGCTGGGGCTGACCCTGCACGAGCCAGAAGCGCTGCTGGCCGCCATGCGGCCCAGTGAGGAGCACGTGGCCAGCCGCCTCACCTCTCCTATCGTCTCCACTCACCTGGATACTCGCAATGTGGCCTTCGAGAG GAACAAATGTGGTATCTGGGGCTGGCGGTCTGAGAAGATGGAAACCGTTAGCGGCTACGAGGCCAAG GTGTACAGTGCCACCAATGTGGAGCTGGTGACACGCACACGCACGGAGCACCTCTCTGATCAGGACAAGTCGAAGAGCAAAG GGGGGAAGACTCCATTCCAGTCCTTCCTTGGGATGGCCCAGCAGCACTCCTCCCACAATGGG GCTTCTGTGCATCAGGCAGCCAGCTCCACAAACCCCACAGCCATTTCCCCCGACGAATACTTTGACCCCAACTTCAGCCTGGAGTCGAGGAACATCGGTCGCCCCATTGAAATGTCCAGCAAAGTGCAGAG GTTCAAGGCAACACTGTGGCTGAGCGAGGAGCACCCACTCTCCCTGAGTGACCAGGTGACGCCCATCATCGACCTGATGGCCATCAGCAATGCTCACTTTGCTAAACTGCGTGACTTCATCACCCTGCGCCTCCCCCCTGGATTCCCGGTCAAGATTG AGATCCCCCTTTTCCACGTGCTTAATGCCCGCATCACCTTCAGCAACCTGTGTGGCTGTGACGAGCCACTGAGCTCAGTGTGGGTGCCGGCGCCCAGCTCTGCCATCCCGGCTTCAG GGAGCCCCTTCCCCTGTGAGGTGGACCCTGCCGTGTTTGAGGTGCCCGAGGGGTACAGCGTGCTGGGTGCAGAGCGCAGTGAGCCCCTTCGTGACGAGGACGATGATCTGCTGCAGTTTGCCATCCAGCAGAGCCTGCTGGAGGCGGGCACGGAGGCAGAGCAG CCTACAAGGAGCAGCTTCAGCTGGAGCGGTGAGGCCCTCGAGGACCTACCAGGTCCACgtctcagccctgccctgcctcaaGGACCCTGA
- the ANKRD13D gene encoding ankyrin repeat domain-containing protein 13D isoform X1, producing MAGPGPTFPLHRLVWANRHRELEAALHSRQHDIEQEDPRGRTPLELAVSLGNLESVRVLLRHNANVGKESCQGWAVLQEAVSTGDPEMVQLVLQYRDYQRATQRLAGIPELLNKLRQAPDFYVEMKWEFTSWVPLVSKMCPSDVYRVWKRGESLRVDTSLLGFEHMTWQRGRRSFIFKGQEAGALVMEVDHDRQVVHTETLGLTLHEPEALLAAMRPSEEHVASRLTSPIVSTHLDTRNVAFERNKCGIWGWRSEKMETVSGYEAKVYSATNVELVTRTRTEHLSDQDKSKSKGGKTPFQSFLGMAQQHSSHNGASVHQAASSTNPTAISPDEYFDPNFSLESRNIGRPIEMSSKVQRFKATLWLSEEHPLSLSDQVTPIIDLMAISNAHFAKLRDFITLRLPPGFPVKIEIPLFHVLNARITFSNLCGCDEPLSSVWVPAPSSAIPASGSPFPCEVDPAVFEVPEGYSVLGAERSEPLRDEDDDLLQFAIQQSLLEAGTEAEQPTRSSFSWSGPSRKACGCPQSPGVTGRPLSRLPPALRSSFAWPWSCLLRSRRSGSGGGSRRRKTYSGSCSSRSQSTEPLAPGRAVRDAPPPTFVTYLFINTLLLSLGPGAPGWAFFGDRGGNKETLSSRLALLIRGGGERHRRH from the exons ATGGCCGGCCCAGGCCCCACCTTCCCGCTGCACCGGCTCGTCTGGGCGAACCGGCACCGTGAACTGGAGGCCGCGCTGCATAGCCGCCAG CATGACATTGAACAGGAAGACCCTCGGGGGCGCACCCCCCTGGAGCTGGCTGTATCGCTGGGGAACTTGGAGTCCGTGAGAGTCCTCCTTCGACACAATGCCAATGTGGGCAAAGAGAGCTGCCAGGGCTGGGCAG TCCTCCAGGAGGCAGTCAGCACGGGGGACCCTGAGATGGTGCAGCTGGTACTCCAGTATCGGGACTACCAGAGGGCCACGCAGAGGCTGGCTGGCATTCCAGAATTGCTCAACAAACTCCGCCAG GCCCCCGATTTCTACGTGGAGATGAAGTGGGAGTTCACCAGCTGGG TGCCCCTCGTGTCTAAGATGTGCCCAAGTGATGTGTACCGTGTGTGGAAGCGGGGTGAGAGCCTGCGGGTGGACACCAGCCTCCTGGGCTTTGAGCACATGACCTGGCAGCGTGGCCGGAGGAGCTTCATCTTCAAGGGCCAGG AGGCAGGAGCCTTGGTGATGGAAGTTGACCACGACCGGCAAGTGGTGCACACAGAGACGCTGGGGCTGACCCTGCACGAGCCAGAAGCGCTGCTGGCCGCCATGCGGCCCAGTGAGGAGCACGTGGCCAGCCGCCTCACCTCTCCTATCGTCTCCACTCACCTGGATACTCGCAATGTGGCCTTCGAGAG GAACAAATGTGGTATCTGGGGCTGGCGGTCTGAGAAGATGGAAACCGTTAGCGGCTACGAGGCCAAG GTGTACAGTGCCACCAATGTGGAGCTGGTGACACGCACACGCACGGAGCACCTCTCTGATCAGGACAAGTCGAAGAGCAAAG GGGGGAAGACTCCATTCCAGTCCTTCCTTGGGATGGCCCAGCAGCACTCCTCCCACAATGGG GCTTCTGTGCATCAGGCAGCCAGCTCCACAAACCCCACAGCCATTTCCCCCGACGAATACTTTGACCCCAACTTCAGCCTGGAGTCGAGGAACATCGGTCGCCCCATTGAAATGTCCAGCAAAGTGCAGAG GTTCAAGGCAACACTGTGGCTGAGCGAGGAGCACCCACTCTCCCTGAGTGACCAGGTGACGCCCATCATCGACCTGATGGCCATCAGCAATGCTCACTTTGCTAAACTGCGTGACTTCATCACCCTGCGCCTCCCCCCTGGATTCCCGGTCAAGATTG AGATCCCCCTTTTCCACGTGCTTAATGCCCGCATCACCTTCAGCAACCTGTGTGGCTGTGACGAGCCACTGAGCTCAGTGTGGGTGCCGGCGCCCAGCTCTGCCATCCCGGCTTCAG GGAGCCCCTTCCCCTGTGAGGTGGACCCTGCCGTGTTTGAGGTGCCCGAGGGGTACAGCGTGCTGGGTGCAGAGCGCAGTGAGCCCCTTCGTGACGAGGACGATGATCTGCTGCAGTTTGCCATCCAGCAGAGCCTGCTGGAGGCGGGCACGGAGGCAGAGCAG CCTACAAGGAGCAGCTTCAGCTGGAGCG GGCCCTCCAGGAAAGCCTGCGGATGTCCACAGAGCCCAGGGGTCACAGGACGCCCCCTGTCCCGGCTTCCCCCAGCTTTGAGGAGCAGCTTCGCCTGGCCCTGGAGCTGTCTTCTCAGGAGCAGGAGGAGCGGGAGCGGCgggggcagcaggaggaggaagacttACAGCGGATCCTGCAGCTCTCGCTCACAGAGCACTGAGCCCCTAGCCCCTGGGAGGGCTGTCCGGGATGCTCCACCACCCActtttgtaacttatttatttataaacactcTGCTGCTGAGCTTGGGGCCTGGAGCCCCAGGGTGGGCTTTCTTTGGAGACCGAGGTGGAAATAAAGAGACCCTCAGCAGCAGGCTTGCTCTGCTCAttcggggaggaggggagaggcacaGGAGGCACTGA
- the ANKRD13D gene encoding ankyrin repeat domain-containing protein 13D isoform X3 has product MAGPGPTFPLHRLVWANRHRELEAALHSRQHDIEQEDPRGRTPLELAVSLGNLESVRVLLRHNANVGKESCQGWAVLQEAVSTGDPEMVQLVLQYRDYQRATQRLAGIPELLNKLRQAPDFYVEMKWEFTSWVPLVSKMCPSDVYRVWKRGESLRVDTSLLGFEHMTWQRGRRSFIFKGQEAGALVMEVDHDRQVVHTETLGLTLHEPEALLAAMRPSEEHVASRLTSPIVSTHLDTRNVAFERNKCGIWGWRSEKMETVSGYEAKVYSATNVELVTRTRTEHLSDQDKSKSKGGKTPFQSFLGMAQQHSSHNGASVHQAASSTNPTAISPDEYFDPNFSLESRNIGRPIEMSSKVQRFKATLWLSEEHPLSLSDQVTPIIDLMAISNAHFAKLRDFITLRLPPGFPVKIEIPLFHVLNARITFSNLCGCDEPLSSVWVPAPSSAIPASGSPFPCEVDPAVFEVPEGYSVLGAERSEPLRDEDDDLLQFAIQQSLLEAGTEAEQVTVWEALTNTRPGTHPPHTPAAYKEQLQLERALQESLRMSTEPRGHRTPPVPASPSFEEQLRLALELSSQEQEERERRGQQEEEDLQRILQLSLTEH; this is encoded by the exons ATGGCCGGCCCAGGCCCCACCTTCCCGCTGCACCGGCTCGTCTGGGCGAACCGGCACCGTGAACTGGAGGCCGCGCTGCATAGCCGCCAG CATGACATTGAACAGGAAGACCCTCGGGGGCGCACCCCCCTGGAGCTGGCTGTATCGCTGGGGAACTTGGAGTCCGTGAGAGTCCTCCTTCGACACAATGCCAATGTGGGCAAAGAGAGCTGCCAGGGCTGGGCAG TCCTCCAGGAGGCAGTCAGCACGGGGGACCCTGAGATGGTGCAGCTGGTACTCCAGTATCGGGACTACCAGAGGGCCACGCAGAGGCTGGCTGGCATTCCAGAATTGCTCAACAAACTCCGCCAG GCCCCCGATTTCTACGTGGAGATGAAGTGGGAGTTCACCAGCTGGG TGCCCCTCGTGTCTAAGATGTGCCCAAGTGATGTGTACCGTGTGTGGAAGCGGGGTGAGAGCCTGCGGGTGGACACCAGCCTCCTGGGCTTTGAGCACATGACCTGGCAGCGTGGCCGGAGGAGCTTCATCTTCAAGGGCCAGG AGGCAGGAGCCTTGGTGATGGAAGTTGACCACGACCGGCAAGTGGTGCACACAGAGACGCTGGGGCTGACCCTGCACGAGCCAGAAGCGCTGCTGGCCGCCATGCGGCCCAGTGAGGAGCACGTGGCCAGCCGCCTCACCTCTCCTATCGTCTCCACTCACCTGGATACTCGCAATGTGGCCTTCGAGAG GAACAAATGTGGTATCTGGGGCTGGCGGTCTGAGAAGATGGAAACCGTTAGCGGCTACGAGGCCAAG GTGTACAGTGCCACCAATGTGGAGCTGGTGACACGCACACGCACGGAGCACCTCTCTGATCAGGACAAGTCGAAGAGCAAAG GGGGGAAGACTCCATTCCAGTCCTTCCTTGGGATGGCCCAGCAGCACTCCTCCCACAATGGG GCTTCTGTGCATCAGGCAGCCAGCTCCACAAACCCCACAGCCATTTCCCCCGACGAATACTTTGACCCCAACTTCAGCCTGGAGTCGAGGAACATCGGTCGCCCCATTGAAATGTCCAGCAAAGTGCAGAG GTTCAAGGCAACACTGTGGCTGAGCGAGGAGCACCCACTCTCCCTGAGTGACCAGGTGACGCCCATCATCGACCTGATGGCCATCAGCAATGCTCACTTTGCTAAACTGCGTGACTTCATCACCCTGCGCCTCCCCCCTGGATTCCCGGTCAAGATTG AGATCCCCCTTTTCCACGTGCTTAATGCCCGCATCACCTTCAGCAACCTGTGTGGCTGTGACGAGCCACTGAGCTCAGTGTGGGTGCCGGCGCCCAGCTCTGCCATCCCGGCTTCAG GGAGCCCCTTCCCCTGTGAGGTGGACCCTGCCGTGTTTGAGGTGCCCGAGGGGTACAGCGTGCTGGGTGCAGAGCGCAGTGAGCCCCTTCGTGACGAGGACGATGATCTGCTGCAGTTTGCCATCCAGCAGAGCCTGCTGGAGGCGGGCACGGAGGCAGAGCAG GTGACTGTCTGGGAAGCCCTGACCAACACCCGGCCTGGCACCCACCCTCCCCATACCCCCGCAGCCTACAAGGAGCAGCTTCAGCTGGAGCG GGCCCTCCAGGAAAGCCTGCGGATGTCCACAGAGCCCAGGGGTCACAGGACGCCCCCTGTCCCGGCTTCCCCCAGCTTTGAGGAGCAGCTTCGCCTGGCCCTGGAGCTGTCTTCTCAGGAGCAGGAGGAGCGGGAGCGGCgggggcagcaggaggaggaagacttACAGCGGATCCTGCAGCTCTCGCTCACAGAGCACTGA